From one Melioribacteraceae bacterium genomic stretch:
- a CDS encoding aminotransferase class I/II-fold pyridoxal phosphate-dependent enzyme, producing MSHKKSHFESKCVHSGIKEYEYGPVVPPIYQTSTFKFETTSHGASLFKGEEKGYIYTRMSNPTIEAMEDAIADLEEGHKALGCASGMAAIHTTLAALLRAGDHVVCSKSVYGPTVTLLSTVLSRFDITTTYVSGADLEQIKNSIKPNTKVVYLETPGNPTLEISDIEEVSKIAHANGAKVVVDNTFMSPALQKPLTLGADVVVHSLTKFLNGHADVVGGIIIVKDEETYLHFRKILNQLGGVIDPFNSFLVHRGLKTLSIRMERHTENAMKIAEFLEAHPKVKWVRYPGLKSHPQYEIGLKQHKLPGGMITFELKGGLEAGETAMNNVKFCQLAVSLGGVESLIQHPASMTHFSMGKEAREAAGITDGLVRLSVGIENVNDIIEDLEQAFEKIKIKTAEPAL from the coding sequence ATGTCACACAAAAAATCCCACTTTGAATCTAAATGTGTCCACTCAGGAATTAAAGAATATGAATACGGACCGGTAGTTCCTCCAATTTATCAAACATCAACATTCAAGTTTGAGACAACTTCACACGGAGCCTCTTTGTTTAAGGGAGAAGAAAAGGGGTATATCTACACACGAATGTCAAATCCCACAATAGAAGCAATGGAAGACGCAATTGCCGATCTTGAAGAGGGACACAAAGCGCTTGGCTGCGCAAGCGGCATGGCGGCAATTCATACAACGTTAGCGGCTTTGTTAAGAGCTGGCGATCACGTGGTATGTTCAAAATCTGTTTACGGCCCAACCGTTACTTTATTAAGCACTGTTTTAAGTCGATTTGATATAACAACAACGTATGTTTCAGGCGCTGATCTTGAACAAATTAAAAACTCGATTAAGCCAAATACAAAAGTTGTTTACCTTGAAACCCCCGGCAACCCAACTTTGGAAATTTCTGACATTGAAGAAGTATCAAAAATTGCACATGCAAATGGCGCAAAAGTCGTAGTTGATAATACGTTCATGAGTCCGGCATTACAGAAACCATTAACTCTTGGAGCGGATGTTGTGGTTCATAGTTTAACAAAATTTTTAAACGGACACGCAGACGTTGTTGGGGGTATTATTATAGTTAAAGACGAAGAAACATATCTTCACTTTAGAAAAATATTGAATCAACTTGGCGGCGTAATAGATCCGTTTAATTCTTTTCTAGTTCATCGTGGTCTAAAAACTCTTTCCATTAGAATGGAGCGTCATACAGAAAACGCAATGAAGATTGCTGAGTTTCTAGAAGCTCACCCAAAAGTTAAGTGGGTTAGATATCCCGGACTTAAATCGCATCCACAATATGAAATAGGTTTAAAACAACATAAACTTCCGGGAGGAATGATAACCTTTGAATTAAAAGGTGGTCTGGAAGCAGGCGAAACAGCAATGAATAATGTTAAATTTTGTCAGCTTGCGGTAAGTCTTGGTGGTGTAGAATCCTTAATTCAACATCCGGCAAGTATGACACACTTTTCAATGGGAAAAGAAGCGCGTGAAGCAGCCGGAATAACCGATGGATTAGTAAGACTATCGGTCGGTATTGAAAACGTGAACGATATTATTGAAGACTTAGAGCAAGCTTTTGAAAAAATAAAAATCAAAACAGCCGAACCGGCTTTATAA
- a CDS encoding S8 family serine peptidase, whose protein sequence is MKKYIAILLFVIGCIFAQDQVIQKGDVLYLANKIIVKYKESSESTFFKNSMLPAKSIKHLENISAVEVKKISANLKEEAVNYSDLNRTFIIEYSSPYDPLALAKKLSNSSEVEWAEPWYVYEISFEPNDPKFLDGTQWYLNKISAPQAWDISTGSQEIVIAINDTGVDWDHPDLAARIWTNAGEIPDNEIDDDNNGYIDDVRGWDFGGNNGTPDNNPMEDAPTHGTFVAGFASAVTNNGVGIAAIGYNCKIMPVKTSQESIGNGIIAYGREGIIYAANNGAHVINCSWGGSPYSQALQDAITYATSLGSLIVSSSDNDNKIEPSYPSAYDGVLSVGGTDPNDIRYSASNYGSTVDVVAPATGGSSGLGMYSTWQNDTYTANASGTSLASPIAAGLAGLLIHRFPNYTPLQIAEQIRVNTDNIDDLNPAYQYYLGTGRINAFKALSNTNSISIRAEEFVYTDLSNGNGITEPGEAFSLGLKFKNYLNAAINIQVTLESRSDFVLVNHGTYTITGLEMLGETNNFTAPFTFLVSENIPVNQDVELIIKYSNGSDYNDFQLIRTKFNTTYLTQAGNDISLTIASEGNIGFNDYGQQPTEGDGLIFNNGSNLLFEGALIYGSSPEMVMDAAHTTYLQNKSRDFNSVIPFSITIPGEHADYEGFTTFNDDNAAPDNLGIQTELFTYSFSQEEYSKFIILRYRFTNNSDTTIRTFHAGLFLDLDLHDFDDDYTAWDFEDHFGYALDQDPTSGKVNDHIGVALISDGKYGYRAMSNEGNFGGINIINGFDKDEKWLAIASATTIIEFGPGDIAFSVSGGPYTLQSGERVNVAFAIAGGYSLEEIRTAIKNSRIAYGLIPTSVEKLEEELPLEFSLSQNYPNPFNPTTKIKFSLPSNVKRETSNTTLIVYDILGRQITTLLNEELSSGAYEIDFNANELSSGVYFYKLTSGNFVETKKMMILR, encoded by the coding sequence ATGAAAAAATATATTGCAATTCTTCTTTTTGTAATAGGATGTATCTTCGCACAAGATCAAGTTATTCAAAAGGGTGATGTTCTTTATCTCGCTAATAAAATAATCGTTAAATATAAAGAAAGCAGTGAGAGTACGTTTTTTAAAAACTCTATGCTTCCCGCTAAGAGCATCAAACACCTTGAAAATATTAGCGCCGTGGAAGTGAAGAAAATTTCTGCTAACCTTAAAGAAGAAGCCGTAAATTACTCTGATTTAAACAGAACTTTTATAATCGAGTATTCTTCGCCATACGATCCTTTAGCTCTCGCAAAAAAATTGTCAAATTCTTCAGAAGTTGAGTGGGCCGAACCGTGGTATGTTTATGAAATCAGTTTTGAACCAAACGATCCAAAATTTTTAGACGGAACACAATGGTATTTAAATAAAATTTCCGCACCACAAGCTTGGGATATAAGCACAGGCAGTCAAGAGATTGTAATTGCAATTAATGACACAGGAGTAGATTGGGATCATCCTGATCTCGCTGCACGTATTTGGACTAATGCAGGTGAAATTCCCGATAATGAAATAGATGATGATAATAACGGTTATATTGATGATGTGCGAGGTTGGGACTTCGGCGGAAATAACGGAACGCCGGATAACAACCCGATGGAAGATGCACCAACACATGGAACCTTTGTCGCAGGCTTTGCAAGCGCAGTAACAAACAATGGAGTTGGAATTGCGGCTATCGGTTATAATTGCAAAATTATGCCGGTAAAGACATCGCAAGAAAGTATAGGGAACGGAATAATTGCTTATGGACGAGAAGGGATTATTTACGCGGCAAACAACGGTGCGCATGTAATAAATTGTAGCTGGGGCGGAAGTCCATATTCACAAGCATTACAGGATGCAATTACATATGCTACGTCACTTGGCTCCCTTATTGTTTCTTCTTCAGACAATGATAATAAAATAGAACCGTCCTATCCTTCCGCATACGATGGCGTTCTTTCTGTTGGCGGTACGGATCCAAACGACATTAGATATTCGGCTTCGAATTATGGCTCAACAGTGGATGTTGTTGCCCCGGCAACCGGAGGATCATCCGGACTTGGAATGTATTCAACTTGGCAGAATGATACTTATACTGCAAATGCCAGCGGGACTTCTCTTGCGTCGCCGATAGCAGCTGGATTGGCCGGATTATTAATTCATAGGTTTCCAAATTATACTCCTCTTCAAATAGCGGAACAAATAAGAGTAAACACAGACAATATAGATGATCTAAATCCGGCATATCAATATTATCTTGGAACAGGAAGAATAAATGCTTTCAAAGCACTTAGCAACACAAACTCAATTTCGATAAGAGCCGAAGAATTTGTTTATACCGATCTTTCAAACGGAAATGGAATAACTGAACCGGGTGAAGCTTTTTCTCTTGGATTAAAATTTAAGAATTATCTTAATGCCGCTATTAATATTCAAGTTACACTTGAAAGCAGAAGCGATTTTGTTTTAGTTAATCATGGCACCTATACCATAACAGGACTTGAAATGCTGGGTGAAACTAATAACTTCACCGCGCCATTTACTTTTCTTGTCTCAGAAAATATTCCGGTCAACCAAGATGTCGAACTTATTATAAAATACAGCAATGGTAGCGATTATAATGATTTCCAATTAATCAGAACAAAATTTAACACAACGTATCTAACCCAAGCAGGCAATGATATTTCATTAACAATTGCGAGTGAAGGAAATATTGGATTTAATGATTACGGTCAACAGCCGACGGAAGGTGACGGACTAATATTTAACAACGGTTCAAATCTATTGTTTGAAGGAGCCTTAATTTACGGAAGTTCACCCGAAATGGTAATGGACGCAGCTCATACAACTTATCTTCAAAACAAGAGTCGGGATTTTAATTCTGTAATTCCATTCAGTATTACAATTCCGGGTGAACATGCGGATTATGAAGGATTCACAACCTTTAACGATGACAACGCAGCTCCTGATAATTTAGGAATACAAACAGAACTTTTTACTTACAGCTTTTCACAGGAAGAATATAGTAAGTTTATAATTCTGCGATACAGGTTTACAAACAATTCAGATACTACAATTAGAACATTTCACGCAGGATTATTTCTCGATCTGGATTTACACGACTTCGACGATGATTATACAGCATGGGATTTCGAAGATCACTTTGGTTATGCATTAGATCAAGACCCGACTAGCGGAAAAGTTAACGATCACATTGGTGTCGCCTTAATTTCAGATGGAAAATACGGCTATAGAGCTATGTCAAACGAAGGAAATTTCGGTGGTATAAATATTATTAACGGCTTTGACAAAGATGAGAAGTGGCTGGCAATTGCAAGCGCAACAACTATAATTGAGTTTGGACCGGGCGATATTGCTTTCTCGGTTTCTGGTGGACCTTATACATTGCAATCAGGAGAAAGAGTTAACGTTGCCTTTGCAATAGCAGGCGGCTATTCACTGGAGGAAATAAGAACAGCGATTAAAAATAGTCGTATTGCTTACGGTTTAATCCCAACATCGGTTGAAAAGCTGGAAGAGGAATTGCCTTTAGAATTTTCGCTATCGCAAAATTATCCGAATCCATTCAACCCCACGACAAAAATCAAATTTTCATTACCGTCAAACGTGAAACGTGAAACGTCAAACACAACATTAATAGTTTATGATATACTTGGTAGACAGATAACAACTCTTTTAAACGAAGAGCTTTCAAGCGGAGCTTACGAAATAGATTTTAATGCTAACGAATTAAGCAGCGGTGTTTACTTTTATAAATTGACTTCGGGCAATTTTGTAGAAACAAAAAAAATGATGATTCTCCGATAA
- the gyrB gene encoding DNA topoisomerase (ATP-hydrolyzing) subunit B has protein sequence MANGNDLKNYTAKNINILKGLEAVRKRPAMYIGDVSARGLHHLVNEVVDNSIDEALGGYNDTINVTINKDGSVTVEDKGRGIPIDIHPVEKRSALEVVMTVLHAGGKFDKDSYKVSGGLHGVGVSVVNALSEWCKVEVKRDGEIYFQEYERGIPKAPVKKIGKTKKNETGTTVTFKPDQEIFKVTKFNFETLAERMRELAYLNKTVTITIKDENENLEEKFRFKGGIVEFVKYLDETRTPFHKPIYIEGEKDGVPVEIAFEYSDAYSENLHTYVNNINTIEGGTHLVGFKTALTRTFNNYAYKNNLIKENSKISLTGDDFREGLTAVLSVKVMEPQFEGQTKTKLGNSEVKSAVETLVGEKLAEFLEENPSIGKKIIDKCKRAAEAREAARKARDLVRRKNALDGMNLPGKLADCSITDPEHCEIYIVEGDSAGGSAKQGRDRRFQAILPIKGKILNVEKAKINKILENTEIRAMISAIGAGVGPDFDPEKSRYGKVIIMTDADVDGSHIRTLLLTFIYRHMKELIATGRVYIAQPPLYKIKKGKEEHYAFDDAERDRILKRFKTNGKEKENPEEVELSDDGTPKGVTLSRYKGLGEMNPEQLWETTMNPETRTLLQVTLEGVETNKIFETLMGDQVEPRRAWIEKHAKYANLDI, from the coding sequence GTGGCAAACGGTAATGATTTAAAGAACTACACCGCTAAAAATATAAATATATTAAAAGGTCTGGAAGCAGTAAGAAAAAGACCGGCAATGTATATCGGAGATGTTAGTGCGAGAGGACTTCATCACTTAGTTAACGAAGTGGTTGATAATAGTATTGATGAAGCTCTTGGTGGCTATAACGATACAATTAATGTTACCATTAACAAAGACGGTAGTGTAACCGTTGAAGATAAAGGACGAGGCATCCCAATCGACATTCACCCTGTTGAAAAAAGGTCTGCTTTGGAGGTTGTAATGACAGTTCTTCACGCCGGAGGAAAATTTGATAAAGATTCCTATAAAGTTTCCGGCGGACTGCATGGCGTTGGCGTTTCTGTAGTAAACGCTTTGTCAGAGTGGTGTAAAGTAGAAGTTAAACGAGATGGCGAAATTTATTTTCAAGAATATGAAAGAGGAATTCCAAAAGCTCCGGTAAAAAAAATCGGCAAAACAAAAAAGAATGAAACCGGGACAACGGTTACTTTTAAACCCGACCAAGAAATTTTTAAAGTAACCAAATTCAACTTCGAAACCCTTGCCGAAAGAATGAGAGAGCTCGCCTACTTAAACAAAACCGTAACGATTACAATAAAAGATGAAAATGAAAATCTCGAGGAAAAATTCAGATTTAAAGGCGGTATAGTCGAATTTGTAAAATATCTTGATGAAACAAGAACTCCGTTTCACAAACCTATTTATATAGAAGGTGAAAAAGACGGTGTTCCTGTTGAAATAGCTTTTGAATATAGCGACGCCTATTCTGAAAATCTTCACACATATGTTAATAACATTAATACAATAGAAGGTGGAACACATCTTGTTGGATTCAAAACAGCATTGACAAGAACATTTAATAATTATGCATATAAAAACAATCTTATAAAAGAAAACAGTAAAATTTCCTTAACGGGCGATGATTTTAGAGAAGGTTTAACGGCGGTATTATCGGTTAAAGTTATGGAGCCTCAGTTTGAAGGTCAAACAAAAACTAAGCTAGGTAACAGCGAAGTTAAGTCTGCTGTCGAAACATTGGTTGGTGAAAAGTTGGCTGAGTTCTTAGAAGAAAATCCATCCATTGGAAAAAAAATAATTGATAAATGTAAGCGTGCCGCAGAAGCAAGAGAAGCTGCTAGAAAAGCACGTGACCTTGTAAGAAGAAAAAACGCGCTTGATGGAATGAATCTTCCCGGTAAACTTGCAGACTGTTCGATAACCGATCCTGAACATTGCGAAATTTACATAGTTGAGGGAGATTCCGCGGGCGGATCGGCAAAACAAGGTCGAGATAGAAGATTTCAAGCCATACTTCCCATAAAAGGAAAAATTTTAAACGTGGAAAAAGCCAAGATTAATAAAATTTTGGAAAACACAGAAATTCGAGCAATGATTTCGGCAATTGGTGCAGGAGTAGGACCTGATTTCGACCCTGAAAAATCACGTTATGGCAAAGTTATTATTATGACCGACGCCGACGTTGACGGAAGCCATATTAGAACGCTTCTTCTCACATTCATTTATAGACATATGAAAGAATTAATAGCAACAGGAAGAGTTTATATTGCTCAACCACCGCTTTATAAAATTAAAAAAGGAAAAGAAGAACATTACGCGTTTGACGATGCAGAAAGAGATAGAATTTTAAAAAGATTCAAAACAAACGGAAAAGAGAAAGAAAATCCTGAAGAGGTTGAATTATCGGATGATGGAACTCCAAAAGGAGTTACACTTTCTCGTTACAAAGGTTTAGGCGAGATGAATCCCGAACAACTTTGGGAAACAACAATGAATCCGGAAACAAGAACATTGTTACAAGTAACGCTTGAGGGAGTTGAAACAAATAAAATATTTGAGACGTTGATGGGAGATCAAGTAGAACCTCGTAGAGCGTGGATTGAGAAACATGCGAAGTATGCAAATCTGGATATATAA
- a CDS encoding M1 family metallopeptidase, with the protein MSQPIQKAYEKNTRSFDGSPGENYWVNYSKYKIKTTVDPETKLLNGELAVKYVNNSPDTLKEIVMHLYPDIFKEGTIRDWPLNKEAVNDGVTIKSLSVNEKDLDVSDTSASINRSTTNMKIKLEEPLNPRDELLIQTNWSFTIPTIRPIRTGAYSDTSMFIAYWYPKIAVYDDIHGWDEITYSGTAEMYSGVASFDVEITAPKNYLVWATGILENPEDVLNEKYLERYNKAKNTEEIVNIVSEEDLHKDVTKEDFSTWKYKAESSPDFAFALGKNYLWDASTVKIKDRQIFVDAGYKKESKNFREVTNILREGVKFHSLEMPGIMFPYPAVSVFNGSGGMEFPMMINDGEAGTHAATVGLTLHELAHTYLPFYMGINERRYAFMDEGWAVFSPIELQKRLGDEEPARRRYATQQRQLEQIVEVPPMTPSFLLKGSHYRVASYTRSGASLTALQDLLGEELFLNAMQTFMNEWKEKHPTPYDFFFTFNRVTGEDLTWFWKAWYFEFLTPDLDLVELVNEKDNKYVKVKNSGGLPLSIVLKVYYEDNSDETIKVSPRVWQNGDEIATVEINSEKEIVEVELGDELIPDIEYNTREIFRSE; encoded by the coding sequence ATGTCACAGCCGATTCAAAAAGCGTATGAAAAAAACACAAGATCATTTGACGGGTCGCCAGGAGAAAATTATTGGGTCAATTATTCTAAGTATAAAATAAAAACAACGGTTGATCCTGAAACAAAACTTTTGAATGGAGAACTAGCTGTTAAATATGTTAACAATAGCCCGGATACATTAAAAGAAATTGTAATGCATTTATATCCGGATATTTTTAAAGAGGGAACTATAAGAGATTGGCCGCTTAATAAAGAAGCTGTTAATGACGGAGTAACAATAAAATCTTTATCCGTTAATGAAAAAGACTTGGACGTTTCGGATACAAGCGCAAGCATTAATAGATCAACAACAAACATGAAAATTAAATTAGAAGAACCGCTCAATCCCAGAGATGAGTTGTTAATTCAAACTAATTGGAGTTTCACCATTCCCACAATAAGACCAATTAGAACAGGCGCTTATTCGGACACTTCAATGTTTATTGCGTATTGGTATCCTAAAATAGCCGTATATGATGATATTCATGGATGGGATGAAATAACATATTCCGGAACAGCAGAAATGTACAGCGGTGTTGCAAGTTTTGATGTTGAAATTACAGCGCCTAAAAATTATCTCGTTTGGGCGACCGGAATACTCGAAAATCCCGAAGACGTTTTGAATGAAAAATATTTAGAAAGATATAACAAAGCGAAAAATACTGAAGAGATAGTAAATATAGTTAGTGAAGAAGATTTGCATAAAGATGTAACAAAAGAAGATTTCTCCACTTGGAAGTATAAAGCAGAATCGTCACCGGATTTTGCATTTGCGCTTGGTAAAAATTATTTGTGGGATGCATCGACAGTTAAAATAAAAGACAGACAGATATTTGTTGATGCTGGATATAAAAAGGAATCAAAAAATTTTCGGGAGGTTACAAACATTTTAAGAGAGGGAGTAAAATTCCACTCTCTCGAAATGCCCGGAATTATGTTTCCATATCCCGCCGTATCAGTTTTTAATGGAAGCGGCGGAATGGAGTTTCCAATGATGATAAACGACGGAGAAGCCGGAACACATGCCGCAACTGTAGGTTTAACGCTTCACGAACTTGCTCACACATATTTGCCGTTTTATATGGGAATTAATGAAAGAAGATACGCCTTTATGGATGAAGGATGGGCGGTGTTTTCACCTATAGAACTACAAAAAAGACTTGGTGATGAAGAACCGGCAAGAAGAAGATATGCCACACAACAGCGGCAGCTTGAACAAATTGTAGAAGTTCCTCCAATGACACCATCGTTCTTATTAAAAGGCTCACATTATAGGGTTGCTTCATACACTAGATCAGGAGCTTCATTAACTGCTTTGCAAGATTTGTTGGGAGAAGAGTTGTTTTTAAACGCTATGCAAACCTTCATGAACGAATGGAAAGAAAAACATCCAACGCCGTATGATTTCTTTTTTACATTTAATAGAGTAACCGGTGAAGATTTAACTTGGTTTTGGAAAGCATGGTATTTTGAGTTTCTTACTCCGGATTTAGATTTAGTAGAATTGGTAAATGAAAAAGACAATAAATATGTTAAAGTAAAAAACAGCGGAGGACTTCCGCTCTCAATAGTTTTAAAAGTTTATTATGAGGATAATTCCGATGAAACAATAAAAGTTTCTCCCCGTGTTTGGCAAAACGGTGATGAAATAGCTACAGTCGAAATTAATTCCGAAAAAGAAATAGTTGAAGTTGAGTTGGGAGACGAATTGATTCCCGACATAGAATATAATACAAGAGAAATTTTCAGAAGTGAATAG
- a CDS encoding DUF721 domain-containing protein, giving the protein MNNYKSFSDILNKEKTFEKFRTAVEGYTIVDEFHKVFPELKNVAVAKKFEGNILFIHAENSVWRSELNLHKEAMIAKINKFLGDKVIKNIKFI; this is encoded by the coding sequence ATGAACAACTATAAAAGCTTCTCAGATATATTAAATAAAGAAAAAACTTTTGAAAAATTTAGAACCGCGGTTGAGGGTTATACAATTGTTGATGAATTTCATAAAGTATTTCCCGAATTAAAAAATGTGGCGGTAGCAAAAAAGTTTGAAGGAAATATTCTTTTTATTCATGCTGAAAATTCTGTTTGGAGAAGCGAATTAAATCTTCACAAAGAAGCAATGATAGCTAAGATCAATAAGTTTTTAGGTGATAAAGTAATTAAAAACATAAAATTTATTTAG
- the gyrA gene encoding DNA gyrase subunit A, whose protein sequence is MATMFEKITPVALEEEMKSSYIDYAMSVIVARALPDVRDGLKPVHRRVLFGMQELGVAFNKPYKKSARIVGEVLGKYHPHGDSAVYDTMVRMVQDFSLRYPLVDGQGNFGSVDGDSAAAMRYTEARMAKIAETMLRDLDKNTVDFVPNFDESLQEPTVLPSYLPNLLVNGSSGIAVGMATNIPPHNLAEVVDGLIYLIDKPNCKTEDLVKFVKAPDFPTGGIIYGYEGVREAYLTGRGRIIVRAKANIEIQKNDRENIIITEIPYQVNKANLIEKIADLVREGKINDISTIRDESDRDGLRIVIELKRTGQPAVILNQLFKHTQMQVTFGVIMLALVNGQPKVLTLQEMMQHFLDHRMDVLIKRTKFDLEAAEKRAHILEGYIIALDNIDEVIETIKKSRDVNTAQANLMKKFKLSAIQAKAILDMRLQRLTGLERKKIEDEYKETIKLIERLKAILTDEKKRKNIIKEELLEVKEKFGDERRTEIVHDFKEFDIEDIIAEEDVVVTISHGGFIKRFPVSGYRKQSRGGKGVTGAGTKDEDFIEHMFIASTHHYIMFFTDKGKCYWLKVHEIPEGGRAARGRSLLNVIEKDKDDLITAFISVKEFTDDKFLMMYTEKGTVKKTALSAYSNVRRGGIQAINLTKGDRLIEVRVTDGSQDIIIGTHNGMAIRFNENDVRDMGRTATGVRGIRLGKDDKVIGGVAVKHATTLLVATDKGYGKRSDLNDYRITKRGGKGIITVKTGDKTGQMISLMQVNDNDELMIMTVKGMVIRQGVSSIRVMGRNTQGVRLIKLNEGDHIADIARVVSEEEEQEQLK, encoded by the coding sequence ATGGCTACAATGTTTGAAAAAATTACACCGGTTGCACTAGAAGAAGAAATGAAATCATCTTACATCGATTATGCGATGTCGGTTATTGTTGCACGCGCTTTGCCAGATGTTCGGGATGGTTTGAAGCCGGTTCATAGAAGAGTTTTGTTCGGAATGCAAGAACTTGGAGTAGCATTCAATAAACCATATAAAAAATCTGCTAGAATAGTTGGTGAAGTTCTCGGTAAATATCACCCACATGGTGATAGCGCAGTTTATGATACAATGGTTAGAATGGTGCAGGATTTTTCACTTCGTTATCCATTGGTAGACGGACAAGGCAACTTTGGATCCGTAGACGGTGACTCTGCGGCGGCAATGCGTTATACGGAAGCGCGCATGGCTAAAATTGCAGAAACAATGCTTCGCGATCTTGATAAAAACACAGTCGATTTTGTACCGAACTTCGATGAATCCCTTCAAGAACCTACGGTACTTCCTTCCTATCTTCCTAATTTGTTAGTAAACGGTTCAAGCGGAATTGCTGTTGGAATGGCAACAAATATCCCTCCTCATAATCTAGCGGAAGTTGTGGATGGGTTGATTTATTTAATTGATAAACCGAATTGCAAAACCGAAGACTTAGTAAAATTTGTTAAAGCACCAGACTTTCCAACCGGTGGGATTATTTATGGTTACGAAGGAGTTCGTGAAGCTTATTTAACAGGAAGAGGGCGTATAATTGTTCGCGCAAAAGCCAACATAGAAATTCAAAAAAATGACCGCGAAAATATTATTATAACAGAAATACCGTATCAGGTTAACAAAGCAAATTTAATCGAAAAAATTGCGGATTTGGTTAGAGAAGGAAAAATAAACGATATCTCAACAATTCGAGATGAATCAGATAGAGACGGACTAAGGATAGTAATAGAACTAAAAAGAACGGGTCAACCCGCTGTTATTCTTAACCAATTATTTAAGCACACACAAATGCAGGTAACATTCGGTGTAATTATGCTTGCATTGGTTAACGGACAACCAAAAGTTCTCACCCTTCAAGAAATGATGCAGCACTTTCTTGACCACAGAATGGACGTTCTTATAAAGAGAACAAAATTCGATTTAGAAGCTGCAGAAAAACGCGCACACATTCTGGAAGGATATATAATTGCTTTAGATAACATTGATGAAGTTATCGAAACAATTAAAAAATCGCGTGATGTTAACACCGCACAAGCAAACTTGATGAAGAAGTTTAAGCTTTCTGCTATTCAAGCAAAAGCTATTCTTGATATGAGATTGCAACGGTTAACAGGCCTTGAAAGAAAGAAAATAGAAGATGAATATAAAGAAACAATAAAACTCATAGAAAGATTAAAAGCTATTTTAACTGACGAAAAGAAACGGAAAAATATTATTAAAGAAGAACTTCTTGAGGTAAAAGAAAAATTCGGCGACGAAAGAAGAACAGAGATAGTTCACGATTTCAAAGAATTTGATATTGAAGATATTATCGCCGAAGAAGATGTAGTCGTAACTATATCCCACGGAGGATTCATTAAAAGATTCCCGGTAAGCGGTTATAGAAAACAGTCCCGCGGTGGAAAAGGTGTAACAGGTGCCGGGACAAAAGATGAAGACTTTATCGAACATATGTTTATTGCCTCAACTCATCATTACATTATGTTCTTTACCGACAAAGGTAAATGTTATTGGCTAAAGGTACACGAAATACCTGAAGGCGGTAGAGCCGCAAGAGGCAGATCGTTGTTAAATGTTATAGAAAAAGACAAGGATGATTTAATAACGGCATTCATTTCGGTAAAAGAATTTACTGACGATAAATTCTTAATGATGTACACAGAAAAAGGAACAGTTAAGAAAACCGCTCTCAGTGCATATTCAAATGTTAGAAGAGGCGGTATTCAAGCAATTAACCTCACAAAGGGAGATAGATTAATTGAGGTTCGTGTAACAGATGGTTCACAAGATATAATTATTGGTACACACAACGGAATGGCAATTCGTTTTAACGAAAATGATGTTCGAGATATGGGAAGAACTGCAACCGGTGTAAGAGGTATCAGGTTGGGAAAAGATGATAAGGTAATCGGAGGAGTTGCTGTAAAACACGCAACCACATTGCTTGTCGCCACAGACAAGGGATATGGCAAGCGATCGGATCTCAACGATTATAGAATAACTAAACGCGGCGGTAAAGGAATTATTACCGTAAAAACCGGCGATAAAACAGGCCAGATGATTTCCTTAATGCAAGTCAACGATAACGACGAGCTTATGATAATGACTGTGAAAGGAATGGTAATTAGACAAGGGGTAAGCAGCATTAGAGTAATGGGAAGAAACACACAGGGAGTTCGACTCATTAAACTTAACGAAGGAGATCATATTGCCGATATCGCTAGAGTTGTAAGCGAGGAAGAAGAGCAGGAACAACTAAAATAA